A stretch of Plodia interpunctella isolate USDA-ARS_2022_Savannah chromosome 15, ilPloInte3.2, whole genome shotgun sequence DNA encodes these proteins:
- the LOC128676191 gene encoding THAP domain-containing protein 5-like, whose amino-acid sequence MTRCSVLECKNNSGTKNLLRSGISYHRFPRDPHIKEKWINATGRIKWMPTKCSSICSEHFAENEILITEKGYRVIDPNAIPTKKIMSYQVQDKVMASNSSKTNILEEPGSISEPPTKKPCISMAHSLKDPVNIINLKPAHKTTTKSKEASSENKSTSILCLSSNVTPTKKKLVSMLRFAKSTITKKNLKIKRLQARNRRLKQKLDNMEQLLNTLEEKFCISNEN is encoded by the exons atgacTCGATGTTCTGTTCTTGAGTGCAAAAACAATAGTGGTACTAAGAACTTATTACGCTCAGGTATTTCATATCATCG tttcccTAGAGATCCTCACATAAAAGAGAAATGGATTAATGCAACTGGCAGGATCAAATGGATGCCTACAAAATGTAGTAGCATTTGTTCTGAACATTTTGCAGAAAATGAGATTCTAATTACAGAAAAGGGATACAGAGTCATAGATCCTAATGCAATCCCCACGAAAAAAATCATGAGTTATCAA GTACAGGATAAAGTAATGGCATCCAACTcttcaaaaacaaacattttagaGGAACCAGGGTCTATTTCTGAGCCACCAACAAAGAAACCTTGTATAAGCATGGCCCATTCGCTGAAAGACCCtgttaatatcataaatttaaaGCCAGCTCATAAAACAACTACGAAGAGTAAGGAAGCGtcttctgaaaataaaagtactagTATCTTGTGCTTGTCTAGTAACGTTACTCCGACAAAAAAGAAACTGGTTAGCATGCTACGTTTTGCAAAAAGTACGATAACtaaaaagaatttgaaaatcaaACGTTTACAAGCTCGAAATCGTCGATTGAAACAAAAGCTTGATAATATGGAACAGCTTCTGAACACTTTGGAAGAAAAGTTttgtatttcaaatgaaaattaa